In Aminobacterium sp. MB27-C1, a single genomic region encodes these proteins:
- the cysE gene encoding serine O-acetyltransferase yields MRKFVSYVINAWETLKSDVLAVPGNDPAFKGGVSGWLEVIFCYPGLHAIVVHRIIHFLHATLHIPFLPRLLSHIMRWLTGIEIHPGAKIGKGFFIDHGMGIVIGETAEVGNNVRLYHGVTLGGTGKEQGKRHPTVEDNVMIGARACLLGNITVGEGAKIGAGAVVVKDVKAGATVVGIPASPLVRHTETDSNDTPLSIKILLDRINRLEKELDALKNYRNEEVA; encoded by the coding sequence ATGAGAAAATTTGTTTCATATGTAATAAACGCCTGGGAGACTCTCAAATCCGATGTTTTAGCTGTTCCAGGAAATGACCCTGCATTTAAGGGGGGCGTTTCAGGATGGCTTGAGGTTATTTTTTGCTATCCTGGCCTTCATGCTATCGTAGTTCATAGAATCATCCATTTTCTACATGCAACCCTTCATATTCCATTTCTTCCACGACTGCTCAGTCATATTATGCGATGGCTCACAGGCATAGAAATTCATCCTGGAGCAAAAATAGGGAAAGGATTTTTTATTGACCATGGTATGGGGATTGTCATTGGGGAAACGGCTGAAGTGGGAAATAACGTAAGACTCTATCATGGCGTAACGTTAGGCGGAACAGGAAAAGAACAGGGGAAACGCCATCCAACAGTGGAAGACAATGTAATGATTGGAGCCAGAGCCTGCCTTTTAGGTAATATCACCGTTGGAGAAGGAGCAAAAATAGGTGCGGGGGCCGTCGTCGTCAAAGATGTGAAAGCAGGTGCCACTGTAGTTGGAATCCCGGCATCTCCATTGGTTCGCCATACAGAAACGGATAGTAATGATACTCCTCTTTCAATAAAGATATTGCTTGATCGAATCAACAGATTGGAAAAAGAACTTGATGCACTGAAAAATTACAGAAATGAGGAGGTTGCTTAA
- the cysK gene encoding cysteine synthase A gives MIYKTDQIALRQLIGHTPLFILRPDPQAASIAIKLEGTNIGGSVKDRAAWGMLRYAEERGLLHDNTVIVEPTSGNTGIALAMLGQALGLKVILTMPESMSQERRSVLAAYGAKLHLSPASEGMKGAIALAQRILTETPGAYMPDQFSNPGNPWAHSVTTAPEILSEMKGKSIAAFVAGIGSGGTITGTGTILKAVYPALQIIGVEPSGSPILSGGKAGAHKIQGIGAGFIPKTLKKEILTHVTTVEDQAALETTRWLAHHVGLFCGISTGANVWAAIQTAKKFGPDDIVVTIACDRGDKYLSTEAYKA, from the coding sequence ATGATTTATAAAACAGATCAAATTGCCTTGAGACAACTTATTGGACATACGCCTCTTTTTATCCTTCGTCCTGACCCTCAAGCTGCATCTATTGCTATAAAATTAGAAGGTACAAATATCGGTGGCTCGGTAAAAGACAGAGCTGCCTGGGGAATGCTTCGTTATGCAGAAGAGAGAGGACTTCTTCATGACAATACGGTTATTGTCGAACCCACATCAGGTAACACAGGTATCGCCTTAGCCATGCTTGGCCAGGCCCTCGGCCTCAAAGTTATTTTGACAATGCCCGAATCCATGTCACAGGAACGTCGTTCTGTTTTGGCTGCCTATGGAGCAAAACTTCATCTCTCTCCTGCTTCAGAAGGGATGAAAGGTGCCATCGCCCTGGCCCAACGCATTCTCACTGAGACTCCGGGAGCGTACATGCCCGACCAATTCAGTAATCCTGGGAATCCATGGGCTCACAGTGTCACGACTGCACCAGAGATTCTTTCGGAAATGAAGGGAAAGTCGATTGCGGCCTTCGTCGCCGGCATCGGTTCGGGAGGAACTATTACCGGAACAGGAACGATACTAAAAGCTGTTTACCCTGCACTGCAAATTATCGGAGTTGAACCTTCAGGGAGTCCTATTCTCAGCGGAGGAAAGGCCGGGGCACATAAAATTCAGGGGATAGGGGCAGGATTTATTCCCAAAACACTCAAAAAAGAGATACTAACGCACGTAACGACAGTAGAAGACCAAGCAGCATTGGAAACAACTCGCTGGCTTGCTCATCATGTTGGGCTTTTCTGCGGAATTTCTACAGGAGCAAACGTCTGGGCTGCCATTCAGACTGCGAAAAAATTCGGTCCTGACGATATAGTCGTTACAATTGCCTGTGACCGGGGTGACAAGTATCTTAGCACTGAAGCATATAAAGCGTAA